A DNA window from Palaemon carinicauda isolate YSFRI2023 chromosome 39, ASM3689809v2, whole genome shotgun sequence contains the following coding sequences:
- the LOC137631216 gene encoding IQ motif and SEC7 domain-containing protein 2-like isoform X2, with product MSSEMSSEVSSGCSVRSRPTSQTSTDTLTCDDLPMAGDAPDMPPPSTIPQSSVSSSTGPYHHPPHLHHHHHHHHHLHHSHHHPHPGRRARTPRHPHPSLRTPDPPRESPALESPIEPFLDSAFVSDCDACDPVEHHSSEEELETLTGSWSRETGPPEKRKWSQVARLSLTDSGSSDEEVCVLTTGSRPPVQFRTSPPLEAHKPLRSVSPPTKMLSLASSGRENLLSAGGATGGSGSPEGATGSSEGGSTPRAEGGARAASPRKRHRQTPRPHQMHRPCLDFEKMQQMKNRAVTQWRNGGELSLSFC from the exons ATGA GCAGCGAGATGTCGAGTGAAGTGTCGAGTGGGTGTAGCGTGAGATCGCGCCCCACTAGCCAGACCAGCACAGATACACTCACTTGCGACGATCTCCCCATGGCTGGCGATGCCCCTGATATGCCTCCACCATCCACCATTCCCCAGTCATCTGTTTCCTCATCAACAGGCCCTTATCATCACCCACCACATTtacatcatcaccaccaccaccatcatcaccttcatcacagtcatcatcatccacatccTGGGAGGAGGGCGCGAACTCCCCGTCACCCACACCCATCTTTAAGAACCCCCGACCCACCTAGAGAGTCTCCTGCTTTAGAGTCTCCCATTGAACCATTTCTGGACTCTGCATTTGTGAGTGACTGTGATGCATGTGATCCTGTGGAACACCATTCGTCTGAGGAGGAATTGGAAACCCTTACAGGATCATGGTCTCGGGAAACAGGGCCACCTGAGAAACGCAAGTGGTCACAAGTAGCCAGACTCTCTCTAACAGACTCAG GAAGCAGTGACGAGGAAGTATGTGTGTTGACCACCGGGTCACGCCCACCCGTCCAGTTTAGAACCTCCCCTCCCCTTGAGGCTCACAAACCCTTACGTTCTGTATCTCCACCCACGAAAATGCTTAGTTTAGCCAGCAGTGGACGAGAAAATCTATTATCAGCTGGTGGAGCCACAGGTGGCAGTGGTTCACCTGAAGGTGCCACTGGTAGTAGTGAGGGTGGAAGCACTCCTAGGGCAGAGGGTGGAGCCAGGGCTGCATCACCTCGTAAGAGACACAGACAGACACCTCGTCCTCACCAGATGCACCGCCCATGTCTAGACTTTGAGAAAATGCAACAG
- the LOC137631216 gene encoding IQ motif and SEC7 domain-containing protein 2-like isoform X3, producing MSSEVSSGCSVRSRPTSQTSTDTLTCDDLPMAGDAPDMPPPSTIPQSSVSSSTGPYHHPPHLHHHHHHHHHLHHSHHHPHPGRRARTPRHPHPSLRTPDPPRESPALESPIEPFLDSAFVSDCDACDPVEHHSSEEELETLTGSWSRETGPPEKRKWSQVARLSLTDSGSSDEEVCVLTTGSRPPVQFRTSPPLEAHKPLRSVSPPTKMLSLASSGRENLLSAGGATGGSGSPEGATGSSEGGSTPRAEGGARAASPRKRHRQTPRPHQMHRPCLDFEKMQQMKNRAVTQWRNGGELSLSFC from the exons ATGTCGAGTGAAGTGTCGAGTGGGTGTAGCGTGAGATCGCGCCCCACTAGCCAGACCAGCACAGATACACTCACTTGCGACGATCTCCCCATGGCTGGCGATGCCCCTGATATGCCTCCACCATCCACCATTCCCCAGTCATCTGTTTCCTCATCAACAGGCCCTTATCATCACCCACCACATTtacatcatcaccaccaccaccatcatcaccttcatcacagtcatcatcatccacatccTGGGAGGAGGGCGCGAACTCCCCGTCACCCACACCCATCTTTAAGAACCCCCGACCCACCTAGAGAGTCTCCTGCTTTAGAGTCTCCCATTGAACCATTTCTGGACTCTGCATTTGTGAGTGACTGTGATGCATGTGATCCTGTGGAACACCATTCGTCTGAGGAGGAATTGGAAACCCTTACAGGATCATGGTCTCGGGAAACAGGGCCACCTGAGAAACGCAAGTGGTCACAAGTAGCCAGACTCTCTCTAACAGACTCAG GAAGCAGTGACGAGGAAGTATGTGTGTTGACCACCGGGTCACGCCCACCCGTCCAGTTTAGAACCTCCCCTCCCCTTGAGGCTCACAAACCCTTACGTTCTGTATCTCCACCCACGAAAATGCTTAGTTTAGCCAGCAGTGGACGAGAAAATCTATTATCAGCTGGTGGAGCCACAGGTGGCAGTGGTTCACCTGAAGGTGCCACTGGTAGTAGTGAGGGTGGAAGCACTCCTAGGGCAGAGGGTGGAGCCAGGGCTGCATCACCTCGTAAGAGACACAGACAGACACCTCGTCCTCACCAGATGCACCGCCCATGTCTAGACTTTGAGAAAATGCAACAG